A portion of the Calliphora vicina chromosome 5, idCalVici1.1, whole genome shotgun sequence genome contains these proteins:
- the Corin gene encoding uncharacterized protein Corin: protein MKILTNMAFLAKEKQCVQVNDNKYLGDNQKQRSERASSLALPHSSLLDFYDKQQEQCNSVALLPVNANMVVRRHSSHYYPMLENENQQQHQQQYHHQQQQKQHVSQQNSLLHQQPFADSSAIMKTDPSSAPINIEISSPFILQQQHRLLQQQVNSLNATSTATKRSTKKSSELNQKQQQMPNPTALATPPPIPKRTFRNKFNWNSVNSTTTGGLRGSPTPPSSAASITQTPTKGKQQMAAGTAFIYPQNLQHLPATGCGFVNPNINIEVDSSANTGAVSPLYVDLRSRSVFSEGVAHNCGSGYDTSGASDDDRMSLENSVFEESLNSTPVKLSASAQGKQFSTTLAAKTLAALTGDVSTALKRSNRSSSSTVDSSITSSGYGSSSHSERMTSTSTTADFRSRFSSVDTQSSVDSCLTERTSADSPLTKEMPYKTERPLNMMTDVLHTLNNNEMNSDFMSQPINTMGNNNNNNNNSISFNTQIGQKAASVPSVPARGGQRKNHQESSQFKSQSQSQQSLNNSIDSSNKASSTVPNSTSTSSTASAGSSISTGSSMSISASGSGNSPLAPQPQQPNLPHQKRPPIPPARVQNFELQDSVNIKNYTPQPALTIRNQLNRSKRPPPIQYPKLHQRQDSNLSSDSFSATSSPGYNSKNLMDAPLLQNASRINKSNAAMAAMRHQDSNDSFVLSSTRFGSSGPMVPPRHKFNFRQDSTISSDSFSQTSSPGYNTKIMEAPLLPSLSVKRLCNVSTPINIKQKFQNETIDELENNVPMSPIPKCVSTPASLQTIVRFQNGAPNTMSLSHQIISRRKSSNPYITNGRLKFRLFQILVNALALLAIAGGLAAYFNAYPTIKFVNKTIINTVHVEDPMSYGKNPAPGTCLPIIVKFCQGPQIPYNFTVFPNYIGHFGQLETQVDMDAYEALVDVRCYELVSLFLCTLFVPKCGTTGATVPPCKSLCTETMRRCGFFFDVFGLSLPEYLNCKLFKDFESPDDCVGLEQVQNAMIASANPKCDGFLCDNNRCLPQEYVCDGNLDCMDQADENKCEMCPKDQLFCGNGKCVTSDHICNGVMDCPFGQDEKNCIRLSERNGDLGKGVLEVYRMNTQEWTPACVKNWDRAVSPSAVCSMLGYSAVNATSVITQKTHRPLLTSVNVSTDIWKTYSKKKSNLMKQFSNCTKDEDYPIAELTCSNFECGKVKKPKRKLSRRIIGGAKAQPGSWPFLVAILGGPEKIFYCAGVLISDQWVLTASHCIGNHTLIDLEDWTIQLGVTRRNSYTYSSQEVKVKAVIPHPLYNIAIIHDNDIALIQLVKHVVFHEHLLPVCLPPINMKQLKYDILCTVIGWGKRRDKDPTATYEPIVNEVQVPIIRRQQCDEWLDNLTVSDGMICAGYEEGGKDACQGDSGGPLLCPYPGEKDRWFVGGIVSWGIMCAHPKLPGVYANVIKYLPWIHEQIQKNSREETYSKYDAHPGGPDILSNLATVSLKSKQSYNLNNRNPFEGDYYESEEKKVNGE, encoded by the exons ttgaaatttcatCTCCATTTATTTTGCAGCAGCAACATCGCCTCTTGCAACAACAG GTAAATTCTTTGAATGCAACTTCAACGGCTACAAAGCGTTCTACAAAAAAATCATCGGAGCTAAatcaaaagcaacaacaaatgcCGAATCCAACAGCTTTAGCTACACCCCCACCTATACCGAAGAGAACATTTCGtaacaaatttaattggaaCTCGGTGAACAGCACAACTACAGGTGGATTGAGAGGATCTCCCACACCCCCCTCATCGGCGGCATCAATAACTCAAACACCAACCAAAGGTAAGCAACAAATGGCTGCAGGCACTGCTTTCATATATCCACAGAACCTGCAACATTTGCCAGCAACAGGCTGTGGTTTTGTAAATCCAAACATAAACATTGAGGTCGACTCATCAGCAAATACGGGAGCGGTTTCACCACTCTATGTTGACTTAAGGTCACGTTCTGTCTTCTCTGAGGGCGTTGCACATAACTGTGGAAGTGGTTACGATACAAGTGGTGCTTCCGATGACGATCGTATGAGCTTGGAGAATTCTGTGTTTGAAGAGTCGTTGAATTCCACTCCCGTTAAATTATCAGCTAGTGCTCAAGGCAAACAGTTCAGTACTACTTTGGCGGCAAAGACTCTGGCTGCTCTAACTGGAGATGTTAGTACAGCTCTTAAGAGATCTAATCGTTCATCTAGCAGTACCGTTGATTCAAGCATCACGTCCTCGGGCTACGGTTCATCTTCGCATAGTGAACGCATGACATCGACATCTACCACCGCCGATTTTCGTAGTCGATTTTCCAGTGTGGACACCCAATCGTCGGTGGATAGTTGCCTCACAGAGAGAACGTCCGCTGATTCGCCATTAACTAAGGAAATGCCATACAAAACAGAACGTCCATTAAACATGATGACTGATGTTCTGCACACTTTGAACAACAATGAAATGAATTCAGACTTTATGTCACAGCCGATTAATACGATGgggaataataacaacaacaacaacaatagcatttCATTTAATACGCAAATAGGGCAAAAGGCAGCCAGTGTGCCAAGTGTTCCTGCACGTGGCGGGCAACGTAAAAATCACCAAGAGTCGTCACAATTTAAATCGCAGAGCCAGTCGCAGCAATCGCTCAACAACAGCATCGATTCCAGCAATAAGGCCTCTTCGACAGTTCCGAATTCAACATCGACCTCATCAACTGCTTCGGCAGGTTCGAGCATATCCACCGGTTCGTCAATGTCAATTTCAGCTTCAGGATCGGGAAATTCCCCACTAGCTCCGCAGCCCCAACAACCAAACTTGCCGCATCAGAAACGTCCACCCATACCTCCAGCCAGAGTACAAAATTTTGAACTGCAAGATTCggtaaacataaaaaattacacgCCGCAACCAGCACTAACTATTCGCAATCAGTTGAATCGCAGCAAGCGCCCACCTCCTATACAATATCCTAAGCTGCACCAACGGCAGGATTCCAACTTGTCCAGTGATAGTTTCTCGGCTACCTCGAGTCCCGGCTATAATTCGAAAAATCTTATGGATGCTCcattacttcaaaatgcatcaCGTATTAATAAAAGTAACGCAGCCATGGCAGCCATGCGACATCAGGACTCAAACGATAGCTTTGTTTTGTCATCAACAAGATTTGGTAGTTCTGGGCCGATGGTGCCTCCAcgacataaatttaattttcgccAAGATTCCACAATATCAAGTGATAGCTTTAGTCAAACATCAAGTCCAGGTTATAATACCAAAATTATGGAGGCCCCCTTATTGCCTTCGTTATCAGTTAAACGGTTGTGCAACG TTTCTACACCCATTAATATTaagcaaaaattccaaaatgaaACTATCGATGAATTGGAAAATAATGTTCCCATGTCCCCAATACCGAAATGCGTTTCAACACCAGCCAGTCTGCAAACTATAGTGAGATTTCAAAATGGTGCTCCCAATACCATGTCTTTATCACATCAG atTATAAGCCGCCGCAAAAGTTCAAACCCTTACATAACGAATGGACGCTTAAAGTTTCGATTATTTCAAATACTTGTCAATGCTTTGGCCCTACTAGCGATTGCAGGAGGTTTGGCCGCTTACTTCAATGCCTATCCGACTATAAAGTTTGTAAACAAAACCATAATTAACACGGTTCATGTTGAGGACCCTATGAGCTATGGAAAAAACCCGGCACCTGGTACATGTCTTCCTATTATAGTGAAATTTTGCCAGGGTCCTCAAATTCCCTATAATTTTACGGTATTTCCAAACTACATTGGACACTTTGGTCAACTGGAAACGCAAGTG GATATGGACGCTTATGAAGCTCTGGTAGATGTACGATGCTATGAATTGGTGTCCTTGTTTTTGTGCACACTCTTCGTTCCGAAGTGCGGAACAACCGGAGCTACTGTACCCCCTTGCAAATCTTTATGCACCGAAACAATGAGACGTTGTGGATTTTTCTTtgatgtttttggtttaagtcTGCCAGAGTACCTGAATTGTAAACTTTTTAAGGACTTTGAGAGTCCGGATGACTGCGTGGGTTTAGAACAAGTGCAAAATGCTATGATTGCCTCAGCCAATCCCAAATGCGATGGTTTCTTGTGCGATAACAACCGCTGCTTACCGCAAGAGTACGTTTGTGATGGCAATTTGGACTGTATGGATCAGGCTGATGAAAATAAGTGTGAAATGTGTCCCAAGGATCAGCTCTTCTGTGGCAACGGCAAATGTGTAACCTCGGATCACATATGCAATGGAGTAATGGATTGTCCATTTGGACAAGATGAAAAAAATTGCA ttcgTCTAAGCGAACGAAATGGTGATTTGGGGAAAGGAGTTCTGGAAGTTTATCGCATGAACACTCAGGAATGGACTCCGGCATGTGTTAAGAATTGGGATCGCGCTGTCTCACCATCAGCTGTTTGTTCTATGCTGGGTTACAGTGCTGTGAATGCCACTAGTGTCATAACTCAAAAGACTCACAGGCCATTGCTAACATCGGTCAATGTTTCTACAGATATTTGGAAAACGTACTCCAAAAAGAAATCCAATCTGATGAAGCAGTTTTCCAACTGCACGAAAGATGAAGATTATCCTATAGCTGAACTGACATGCTCCAACTTTG AATGTGGCAAAGTTAAGAAGCCAAAACGTAAGTTATCGCGACGCATAATTGGTGGCGCCAAAGCCCAGCCAGGTTCATGGCCTTTCTTAGTGGCAATTTTAGGTGGCCCAGAAAAGATATTTTACTGTGCTGGTGTCTTAATATCTGACCAATGGGTGTTAACTGCATCACATTGTATTGGCAA tcaCACTTTGATTGACCTTGAAGACTGGACCATACAATTGGGTGTAACACGTCGCAATTCGTATACGTATTCGAGTCAAGAAGTAAAAGTTAAAGCCGTTATACCCCATCCGTTATACAACATTGCTATAATACATGACAACGATATTGCTCTGATTCAA CTTGTTAAACATGTAGTATTTCATGAGCATTTACTGCCAGTTTGTTTGCCTCCGATCAATATGAAACAATTAAAGTATGATATCTTGTGTACGGTTATTGGTTGGGGTAAAAGGCGTGATAAAGACC ctacAGCCACCTATGAACCCATAGTGAACGAGGTGCAGGTGCCAATTATACGACGACAACAGTGCGATGAATGGCTTGATAATTTAACGGTTTCGGATGGAATGATTTGTGCTGGATATGAAGAGGGCGGAAAAGACGCTTGCCAA GGTGATTCTGGTGGTCCGTTACTTTGTCCTTATCCAGGCGAAAAGGACAGATGGTTTGTTGGTGGCATCGTATCATGGGGAATAATGTGTGCACATCCAAAATTACCCGGCGTCTATGCGAATGTCATCAAGTATCTGCCATGGATTCACGAACAAATACAGAAAAACTCTCGGGAAGAAACCTACTCAAAATATGATGCACATCCGGGCGGACCCGACATACTCTCCAATCTGGCAACAGTATCACTCAAGAGCAAGCAGTCATATAACTTAAACAATCGTAATCCTTTCGAGGGTGATTATTACGAGAGCGAAGAGAAAAAAGTCAACGGTGAATAA